A single uncultured Acetobacterium sp. DNA region contains:
- the aroF gene encoding 3-deoxy-7-phosphoheptulonate synthase produces the protein MIIVVKPNTKEEDVQRLIKMIETQGLNIHYSKGVDHTILGIVGDTTLADVEKIRSNRIVENVLRVQEPYKKANRLFHPDDTIINVKGRKVGEGTISVMAGPCSVESEEQIVSIAKSVKESGATFLRGGAFKPRTSPYAFQGLGYEGLELLKIARKETGLPIVSELMSLEHLDAFEDVDIIQVGARNMQNFDLLRELGKIDKPILLKRGMSSTMQEFLMSAEYIMKEGNNKVILCERGIRTFETATRNTLDISCIPVLKQKSHLPIIIDPSHATGLAWTVEALTKAAIAAGADGVMIEVHNNPEEALCDGEQSITPEQFHKIMITVKKYAEFENKVM, from the coding sequence ATGATAATAGTAGTTAAACCTAACACAAAAGAAGAAGATGTTCAGAGGTTGATCAAGATGATTGAAACACAAGGACTAAATATTCATTATTCAAAAGGTGTGGATCACACCATTCTGGGAATAGTAGGGGACACAACTTTGGCAGATGTGGAAAAAATCCGTTCAAATCGTATTGTAGAAAATGTGCTTCGGGTTCAGGAACCCTATAAAAAAGCTAACCGGCTTTTTCATCCCGACGATACGATCATTAATGTCAAGGGCAGAAAAGTGGGCGAGGGAACCATTAGCGTCATGGCTGGCCCATGTTCAGTGGAAAGCGAAGAACAGATTGTTTCGATTGCCAAAAGTGTCAAAGAATCGGGAGCTACCTTTCTTCGTGGGGGCGCCTTCAAACCACGAACCTCGCCATATGCTTTCCAGGGCTTAGGTTACGAAGGATTGGAACTTTTAAAAATCGCCAGAAAAGAAACTGGACTGCCAATTGTCAGTGAACTGATGTCACTGGAACATCTGGATGCTTTTGAAGATGTGGATATCATTCAGGTTGGCGCCAGAAACATGCAGAATTTTGATTTGCTTCGGGAATTAGGAAAAATCGACAAGCCGATTCTGCTAAAACGAGGAATGTCATCCACCATGCAGGAATTTCTGATGTCGGCTGAATACATCATGAAGGAAGGGAATAATAAGGTCATCTTGTGTGAACGGGGGATTCGAACCTTTGAAACAGCGACCCGAAACACCCTGGATATCAGCTGTATCCCAGTGTTAAAACAGAAAAGTCATTTACCCATTATTATTGATCCCAGCCATGCCACCGGTCTGGCCTGGACCGTGGAAGCATTAACCAAAGCGGCCATTGCGGCTGGTGCAGATGGTGTAATGATAGAGGTCCATAATAATCCGGAAGAAGCCCTTTGTGATGGTGAACAATCGATTACTCCAGAACAATTCCATAAAATCATGATCACGGTGAAAAAATATGCGGAATTTGAAAACAAGGTGATGTAA
- a CDS encoding prephenate dehydrogenase, with amino-acid sequence MKKREDSIVGFIGLGLMGGALAMGLRKQGPKQIWGYDLNPAVIEKALSQGVIDAGVSDSAGLQEMLPQCDLVFICLTPMDTLAFLALYMEDFKPGALVTDIIGVKEIVFKSLGNLLRKDIDYVPGHPMAGSEKEGFGGADDSIFKNRNYILTPLPSNQPDNIQLIRDIITDLGFNHIVETTTEIHDEKIAFTSQLCHVIAAALVDCEDDLAITDFEGGSFGDLTRIAMINAPMWTELFMCNRKNLLDQIDKFESSLEAMKEMIRLDEKEELIDRLKSVREKRVAMGEIREAKNLKNL; translated from the coding sequence ATGAAAAAAAGAGAAGATTCCATTGTAGGCTTTATCGGCCTGGGCCTGATGGGCGGTGCGCTGGCCATGGGACTCAGGAAGCAGGGGCCAAAACAAATTTGGGGTTATGATTTAAACCCGGCCGTTATTGAAAAAGCACTGTCACAGGGTGTGATCGATGCCGGCGTCAGCGATTCAGCGGGGCTTCAGGAAATGTTGCCCCAATGTGATCTGGTTTTTATCTGCCTCACACCGATGGATACGTTGGCATTTTTGGCTCTGTACATGGAAGACTTCAAACCGGGGGCTTTGGTCACTGATATTATCGGCGTGAAGGAAATTGTTTTTAAAAGCTTGGGAAATCTGCTAAGAAAAGATATTGACTATGTTCCGGGTCATCCCATGGCCGGAAGCGAGAAGGAAGGTTTTGGGGGCGCCGATGATTCGATTTTTAAAAACCGGAACTATATCCTGACACCCTTGCCCAGCAATCAGCCAGATAATATTCAATTAATCCGGGATATCATTACCGATTTGGGATTTAATCACATTGTTGAGACGACCACCGAAATTCACGACGAAAAAATCGCTTTCACCTCCCAGCTTTGCCATGTGATCGCCGCTGCCCTGGTGGATTGTGAAGATGATCTCGCCATCACCGATTTTGAGGGCGGAAGTTTTGGTGATCTGACCCGCATTGCCATGATCAATGCACCGATGTGGACTGAGCTGTTTATGTGCAACCGTAAAAATCTCTTGGATCAGATTGATAAATTTGAGTCCAGTTTGGAAGCTATGAAAGAAATGATCCGGTTAGATGAAAAGGAAGAATTAATCGACCGACTTAAATCGGTCCGGGAAAAAAGAGTTGCCATGGGGGAGATCCGGGAGGCGAAGAACTTAAAAAATCTGTGA
- a CDS encoding aromatic acid exporter family protein — MKLCNLPSLGMRNIKTVLAVFICVVVFAMMGPEFNPLFAAIAAVLTMGPSIENSIETGWNRILGTIIGGAAGILGIFVANLIPFHFAYVAVIPLGILSLIYLCNNFNKADAIVIACVMFLSVMTTYPQDMGSYMLATLRLLETAFGIIVAFLINRFIKVPECDEKTAEEQSETNADANLITLNENSGGEHKKFKIVSILYMIFKP, encoded by the coding sequence ATGAAATTATGTAATCTGCCATCTCTTGGTATGAGAAACATAAAAACGGTGCTGGCGGTATTTATCTGTGTGGTAGTATTCGCAATGATGGGACCGGAGTTTAACCCATTGTTTGCTGCAATTGCAGCCGTGCTTACCATGGGTCCAAGTATTGAAAATTCCATTGAAACAGGCTGGAATCGGATATTAGGTACCATTATTGGTGGAGCAGCAGGGATCTTGGGCATTTTTGTTGCTAATTTAATCCCTTTTCACTTTGCGTACGTGGCGGTTATTCCGTTAGGAATCTTGTCGCTGATCTATTTGTGTAATAATTTCAATAAGGCTGATGCCATTGTCATTGCCTGCGTGATGTTTCTCAGCGTAATGACCACCTATCCTCAGGATATGGGGAGTTATATGCTGGCAACACTCAGGCTTTTAGAAACTGCTTTTGGTATTATTGTCGCTTTTCTGATTAATCGCTTTATCAAAGTGCCGGAGTGCGATGAGAAAACGGCCGAAGAGCAATCAGAGACAAACGCGGATGCAAACTTAATCACCTTGAATGAAAATTCAGGTGGTGAACATAAGAAATTCAAAATAGTGAGTATCCTATATATGATATTCAAACCCTAG
- a CDS encoding alpha-ribazole-5-phosphate synthase, which yields MKTYQYRDLSVIEFPDSLLVTACDSSGGVGEKPGDELCVPTKYIAIFAARVCLFELLACGAQIIGLSNTIVGEMFPTGEALIQGIREELERAGIEDLPINGSTEENFKTCMTGFGIFVMGRTDALRITPSVTGDMVICIGQPKYGAALIVDGDSEIADYQDLRTLVKNAGVNEIIPCGSKGILYEAANLATIHHRQFEAVPNDLNMVDSAGPATTVIASIKPSALPELTAIFKEKLTLIGYLN from the coding sequence ATGAAAACTTATCAATATCGTGATCTGTCAGTCATTGAATTTCCCGATTCCCTTCTGGTCACCGCCTGCGACAGCAGCGGTGGTGTCGGGGAAAAGCCCGGGGATGAATTGTGTGTGCCCACCAAGTACATCGCTATTTTTGCCGCCCGGGTTTGTCTTTTTGAACTGCTAGCCTGTGGCGCCCAGATTATTGGCCTCTCCAACACCATCGTCGGAGAAATGTTTCCTACCGGGGAAGCTCTAATTCAGGGTATTCGTGAAGAACTGGAACGGGCTGGCATTGAGGATCTACCCATTAACGGTTCCACCGAAGAAAATTTCAAAACCTGTATGACTGGCTTTGGCATCTTTGTCATGGGAAGGACAGATGCCCTGCGCATTACGCCCTCTGTTACCGGTGATATGGTGATCTGCATCGGTCAACCAAAATACGGCGCTGCCCTCATTGTTGATGGTGATTCAGAAATTGCCGACTATCAGGATCTAAGAACCTTAGTTAAAAATGCTGGTGTTAATGAGATCATTCCCTGTGGTTCCAAAGGGATCTTATACGAAGCCGCGAATCTTGCCACCATTCATCATCGCCAATTTGAAGCAGTACCTAATGATCTGAATATGGTGGATTCTGCCGGTCCAGCCACCACGGTGATTGCCAGTATCAAGCCTTCAGCCTTACCAGAACTCACTGCTATCTTTAAGGAAAAACTAACCCTCATTGGCTATCTTAACTAA
- a CDS encoding ECF transporter S component, whose product MKINTRQLVFMALLIALSFVGAQLKVFGTIAFDSLPAFLGTLLMGPVAGAIIAIIGHLLTALTSGFPMTLPVHLAIGLGMGLIMVATWYTYVFVKKIANDIVGLIVSVIVAAICNGPILLLLCSPLLVPMLTWPGLIAMMFPLALVGGINALIAATVFKALPESVKNQVSSATTTKA is encoded by the coding sequence ATGAAAATCAACACCCGACAATTAGTCTTTATGGCGCTTTTAATTGCCCTCTCTTTTGTGGGCGCTCAATTAAAAGTTTTTGGCACCATCGCCTTCGATTCTCTACCAGCCTTTTTAGGCACTCTATTGATGGGTCCTGTGGCGGGCGCAATTATTGCTATTATTGGTCATCTTTTGACCGCACTCACCTCCGGGTTCCCGATGACCTTACCCGTTCACCTTGCTATTGGGCTGGGCATGGGACTAATCATGGTTGCTACCTGGTATACCTATGTTTTCGTTAAAAAAATCGCCAATGATATCGTTGGCCTGATTGTCAGTGTCATTGTTGCCGCCATCTGTAACGGACCGATTCTGCTGTTACTCTGTTCACCACTGCTGGTACCGATGTTAACCTGGCCTGGTCTGATTGCGATGATGTTTCCGCTGGCACTGGTTGGCGGAATCAACGCCCTGATTGCTGCCACTGTATTTAAAGCCCTGCCAGAATCGGTTAAAAATCAGGTATCTTCTGCAACCACTACCAAAGCATAG
- a CDS encoding aminodeoxychorismate/anthranilate synthase component II encodes MILMIDNYDSFTYNLVQYLEGLNETVIVKRNDKITLDEIAAMAPSMIVLSPGPCTPNESGICLDVVDRFKGEIPILGICLGHQIIGQAFGCKITKALEPVHGKVHAISHDNAGVFGGLNNPLKVTRYHSLVVENKEIPDFFEITATTDDNEIMGMRHKDYHIEGVQFHPEAILTEMGMELLDNFFQSTKANGARC; translated from the coding sequence TTGATTCTAATGATCGACAACTATGATTCTTTTACCTACAATTTAGTCCAGTATTTGGAAGGACTAAATGAAACGGTGATTGTAAAAAGAAATGATAAAATCACGCTGGATGAGATTGCTGCGATGGCACCGTCCATGATTGTTTTATCACCGGGGCCATGCACCCCCAACGAATCAGGCATTTGTCTGGATGTCGTGGATCGTTTTAAAGGCGAAATTCCCATTTTGGGCATTTGCCTAGGCCATCAAATCATTGGCCAGGCCTTTGGATGCAAGATTACCAAAGCACTGGAACCAGTCCACGGCAAGGTTCATGCCATTTCCCATGATAATGCCGGCGTGTTTGGAGGGCTAAATAATCCGCTGAAGGTGACCCGGTATCATTCTCTGGTGGTGGAAAACAAAGAGATCCCTGATTTTTTTGAGATCACAGCCACAACCGACGACAATGAGATTATGGGCATGCGACATAAAGACTATCACATTGAAGGGGTTCAGTTTCATCCGGAAGCGATTCTTACCGAAATGGGCATGGAATTATTGGACAACTTTTTTCAATCTACAAAAGCGAATGGTGCAAGATGCTAA
- the pabB gene encoding aminodeoxychorismate synthase component I yields MLIQEIKTDLTSFESYLLFKDEPYSFFLDSGRDPDSLGRYSFIGGSPFLVFTSKADAITVKTAAETKTVTGDPFDELQKLLKQYQMDYESRFPFLGGAVGYFSYDLCHHLEEFPRSAVDDVNIPDCFMGFYDGIVIVDHKENKTYVAALGIKENEADIVSRLTEKFVGDPKVEIRSDFKIKENVEFRGNFTKPEYMKALDAVHEYILAGDIYQTNLTQRFNADLQISPLELYSELRKINPAPFASYIDFGEGQIVSSSPERFILVQGRNIETRPIKGTMPRGKTPEEDAANRDTLVNSEKDKAELLMIVDLERNDLGKIAKTGTVKVPELFKLETYQTVFHLVSTVTAELKDDLDAIDCVKATFPGGSITGAPKIRAMEIIDELEPTQRNIYTGSIGYIGFNGDLDLNIVIRTIVCKDGKGYFQVGGGIVWDSDNESEYQETFDKGRALMDALKRY; encoded by the coding sequence ATGCTAATACAAGAAATAAAAACCGACTTAACAAGTTTTGAAAGCTATCTTTTATTTAAAGATGAGCCTTACAGTTTCTTTCTGGACAGCGGAAGAGACCCGGACAGCCTGGGACGCTATTCATTTATTGGCGGGAGCCCTTTTCTGGTCTTTACCAGCAAAGCTGACGCCATAACCGTGAAAACAGCAGCCGAAACGAAAACGGTTACGGGAGATCCTTTTGATGAACTGCAAAAACTCTTGAAACAGTACCAGATGGATTATGAATCCCGGTTTCCCTTTTTAGGCGGGGCGGTGGGTTATTTTTCCTATGACCTCTGTCATCATCTGGAAGAGTTTCCCCGCAGCGCCGTGGATGATGTCAATATTCCCGATTGCTTTATGGGTTTTTATGACGGGATTGTGATCGTTGATCATAAAGAGAATAAAACCTATGTGGCGGCTCTGGGGATTAAGGAAAATGAAGCCGATATTGTCAGCCGCTTAACCGAAAAATTTGTCGGCGATCCCAAGGTGGAAATCCGTTCAGACTTTAAAATCAAAGAGAATGTTGAATTCCGGGGCAATTTCACCAAACCGGAATACATGAAAGCGCTGGATGCAGTTCACGAATACATTCTGGCTGGGGATATTTACCAGACCAACTTGACTCAGCGGTTTAACGCTGATTTACAGATCAGCCCACTGGAATTATACAGCGAACTGAGAAAAATCAACCCAGCTCCCTTTGCCAGTTATATCGATTTTGGGGAAGGCCAGATTGTCTCCAGTTCACCGGAGCGTTTTATTCTGGTTCAGGGCCGAAACATTGAAACCCGACCAATTAAAGGAACCATGCCCCGGGGCAAAACGCCAGAAGAAGATGCGGCCAATCGTGATACTCTGGTCAACAGCGAAAAGGACAAAGCCGAACTGTTGATGATTGTCGATCTGGAACGAAATGATCTGGGAAAAATCGCTAAAACCGGCACGGTTAAGGTGCCGGAATTGTTTAAACTGGAAACATACCAGACGGTGTTTCACCTGGTCTCAACCGTTACCGCTGAATTAAAGGACGATCTAGATGCCATCGATTGTGTCAAAGCGACCTTCCCAGGCGGCTCGATTACCGGCGCACCGAAAATCCGGGCGATGGAAATTATTGACGAATTGGAGCCGACCCAGCGAAACATTTATACCGGTTCGATCGGTTATATTGGTTTCAATGGCGATCTGGATCTCAACATCGTTATCCGGACGATCGTCTGTAAGGATGGCAAAGGCTATTTTCAGGTCGGCGGCGGAATTGTCTGGGACTCCGACAATGAGTCTGAATATCAAGAAACCTTCGATAAGGGTCGAGCCCTGATGGACGCATTAAAGCGCTATTAA
- a CDS encoding aminotransferase class IV, with amino-acid sequence MDYVSYNGNLSNECQMPLDQGFLYGYGVFETINVANSKPVFFDEHMERFKKSALVMGLHLQNDLDQIRTDCEKIIEKNRIDRGGLRITLSKGIKADNLLITARENHYDQEMFARGLKICTNDYVRNEKSLLVSIKSNNYLENLLILNEAKVRGFNESIFCNTQGHLAEGCMTNLFFVKDQVVYTPALDCGLLAGILRDKVIQLLKGKGMAAIEEGHYSKEQLLEADEVFITNSLMEIMPVNQVDDQFFPVGEKTLTDQINKLFQESL; translated from the coding sequence ATGGATTACGTCAGTTATAACGGAAACCTGTCAAACGAATGCCAGATGCCGCTGGATCAGGGGTTTCTCTACGGTTATGGGGTATTTGAAACCATCAATGTTGCAAATAGCAAGCCGGTATTCTTTGATGAACATATGGAGCGGTTTAAAAAGAGCGCTCTGGTGATGGGGCTGCATTTACAAAATGATCTGGATCAGATCCGGACTGATTGCGAAAAAATCATTGAAAAAAACAGGATCGATCGGGGCGGGCTGCGGATTACTCTCAGTAAGGGAATCAAAGCCGACAACCTGCTGATCACCGCCCGAGAAAATCATTATGATCAGGAGATGTTTGCCCGGGGCTTGAAGATCTGCACCAATGATTATGTTCGCAATGAGAAATCACTATTGGTCAGCATTAAATCCAACAATTATCTGGAAAATCTGCTGATCTTAAATGAGGCCAAAGTCAGAGGCTTTAACGAATCGATCTTTTGCAATACCCAGGGTCATCTGGCCGAGGGCTGCATGACCAATCTCTTTTTTGTCAAAGATCAGGTGGTTTATACACCGGCATTAGATTGCGGGCTGTTGGCCGGGATTCTCAGAGATAAGGTGATCCAGTTGCTGAAAGGCAAGGGAATGGCAGCAATCGAAGAGGGGCATTATTCAAAAGAGCAATTGCTGGAAGCCGACGAAGTCTTTATTACCAATTCCCTGATGGAAATCATGCCGGTGAATCAGGTCGATGATCAGTTTTTCCCGGTGGGCGAAAAAACGCTGACCGATCAGATTAACAAGCTGTTTCAGGAATCCTTGTGA
- a CDS encoding HDIG domain-containing metalloprotein has protein sequence MSTQLDREKALALLKEYNETESLINHGMAVAGVMTHFAKLEQEDPDYWGIVGLLHDLDYEKYPEEHCVKVVEILQANGYDEGFIKSIVSHGYGLCVDVEPTHQMEKILYATDELAGLITACAYMRPSKSVNDLEVKSVKKKFKTQNFAAGVNREVVTKGAEMAGYSLDDLMRETILGMRAVADDIGLGSNEA, from the coding sequence ATGAGTACACAATTAGATCGCGAAAAAGCGCTGGCGCTGTTAAAGGAATATAATGAAACTGAATCCCTGATCAACCATGGGATGGCAGTCGCCGGGGTGATGACGCATTTTGCTAAATTGGAGCAAGAAGACCCAGACTATTGGGGTATTGTCGGGCTGCTTCATGATTTGGATTATGAAAAATATCCAGAAGAACATTGTGTAAAAGTGGTAGAAATATTACAGGCTAATGGTTACGATGAGGGCTTTATTAAAAGTATTGTTAGCCATGGTTACGGCCTCTGTGTTGACGTGGAACCTACTCACCAAATGGAGAAGATCCTCTATGCCACCGATGAACTGGCAGGGTTGATCACCGCCTGCGCCTATATGCGGCCATCTAAAAGCGTCAACGATCTGGAAGTAAAGTCGGTCAAGAAGAAATTCAAAACCCAGAATTTTGCCGCTGGGGTTAACCGTGAAGTGGTCACTAAAGGCGCTGAAATGGCCGGGTATTCGCTGGATGACCTGATGAGGGAAACGATTCTGGGGATGCGGGCAGTCGCCGACGATATCGGCTTGGGAAGTAATGAAGCTTAA
- a CDS encoding HD domain-containing protein: protein MKLNLPAPVETAFKQLESCGFCGYLVGGCVRDYLLKTTPIDFDMTTDARPDQIIQCFKDYRVIETGIRHGTVTVIINGLSIEITTHRIEGEYSDSRHPDMVMFAKNVEDDLARRDFTINALAYHPQKGLIDLFSGAADIKNQIIRCVGDPQKRMAEDALRILRGLRFAATLGFELESKTRAAIRQNCGQLREISTERIAVELTKLICGKNAKDIILEETAVLGVVIPELLAAKNFDQKNPHHCYDVLTHTAVALATLSPIPRLRWTMLFHDLGKPATYTQDDKGIGHFKGHSKLSEAIARERLTALKMDKTTIEQVCKLVKYHDTHIDADKKMIKRWLNRLSEPLFRDLLAIKRGDNLAQAPQYHTRLDDLKKLEQLLDEVIAEKACFSLKDLAVNGNDLIGLGVENGPEIGRILNQLLEGVMDEAYENNKEILIKKAKELQLC, encoded by the coding sequence ATGAAGCTTAACCTCCCGGCTCCGGTAGAAACAGCCTTTAAGCAACTGGAAAGCTGTGGATTCTGTGGATATCTTGTCGGCGGCTGCGTCCGGGATTATCTGCTGAAAACAACCCCCATCGACTTTGACATGACCACCGATGCCAGGCCGGATCAAATAATTCAATGTTTTAAAGACTACCGAGTGATTGAAACCGGTATTCGACACGGTACCGTAACGGTGATCATCAATGGACTTTCTATCGAAATAACCACTCATCGGATTGAGGGAGAATACTCTGACAGCCGGCACCCTGACATGGTAATGTTTGCCAAAAATGTTGAGGATGACCTGGCCAGGCGGGATTTTACCATCAATGCGCTGGCCTATCACCCCCAGAAAGGGCTCATCGATTTGTTTAGTGGGGCTGCCGATATTAAAAACCAGATTATCCGCTGTGTCGGCGATCCTCAAAAAAGAATGGCCGAAGATGCGCTGCGAATTCTTCGGGGTTTGCGCTTTGCCGCAACGCTCGGATTTGAACTGGAAAGTAAAACTCGCGCGGCCATCCGGCAAAATTGTGGACAACTCAGAGAAATTTCCACAGAGCGAATTGCCGTGGAATTAACCAAACTGATCTGTGGAAAAAATGCCAAAGACATTATACTCGAAGAAACTGCGGTGCTGGGGGTGGTAATTCCAGAACTTTTGGCGGCCAAAAACTTTGATCAGAAAAACCCTCATCACTGCTATGATGTTCTGACCCATACGGCGGTGGCGCTGGCAACCTTGTCCCCGATACCCCGGCTACGCTGGACGATGCTTTTTCATGATCTGGGAAAACCAGCAACCTATACACAGGATGACAAGGGGATTGGTCATTTCAAAGGACATAGCAAGCTGTCTGAAGCAATAGCCCGAGAGCGCTTGACCGCTCTGAAAATGGACAAAACAACCATTGAGCAGGTCTGCAAACTGGTAAAATATCATGATACCCACATTGATGCGGATAAAAAAATGATCAAGCGCTGGCTGAATCGTCTGTCGGAGCCTTTGTTTCGGGATCTGCTGGCGATCAAGCGGGGCGATAACCTGGCGCAGGCACCTCAATATCACACCCGTTTGGATGACCTGAAAAAACTGGAGCAATTACTGGATGAGGTCATTGCTGAAAAGGCCTGCTTTTCACTTAAAGATCTGGCCGTCAATGGCAATGATCTGATCGGGTTGGGCGTAGAAAATGGCCCGGAAATCGGCAGGATTCTCAATCAGCTACTAGAAGGTGTTATGGATGAAGCCTATGAAAATAACAAAGAGATATTAATAAAAAAAGCAAAGGAGCTACAGCTATGTTAA
- a CDS encoding TatD family hydrolase produces MLIDSHAHIDDQKFGEDRETVLENARAAGVEIIVNPGADEASSYRAVEMSEKYPMVYATVGIHPHDAKDYQPQKHDALLKEWAKKDKVVAIGEIGLDYHYDYSPRDIQQDVFIRQLIIAKEVKLPIVIHNRESMEDMVRILKEYFAPEYGGIMHSYSGSVEMAKVFLEMGFYLSISGPLTFSNARKLPEVVAMMPLDRLLVETDSPYLTPTPHRGKRNEPAYVRFVAAEIARIRGISLEEIEEITTQNAKKVFGITKK; encoded by the coding sequence ATGTTAATTGACAGCCACGCACATATCGACGATCAAAAATTTGGTGAGGATCGGGAAACGGTTCTTGAAAATGCTCGGGCTGCCGGAGTCGAGATTATCGTCAATCCTGGTGCTGACGAGGCATCCAGCTATCGGGCCGTGGAAATGAGCGAAAAATACCCGATGGTTTATGCCACCGTGGGAATCCATCCCCATGATGCTAAGGATTATCAGCCCCAAAAACACGATGCACTGTTAAAAGAATGGGCTAAAAAAGACAAGGTCGTGGCCATTGGTGAAATCGGTCTGGATTATCACTATGACTATTCGCCACGGGATATCCAGCAGGACGTGTTTATTCGCCAGCTGATCATTGCTAAAGAGGTGAAATTACCGATTGTGATCCATAACCGGGAATCCATGGAGGATATGGTGCGAATCCTGAAAGAATATTTTGCACCCGAATACGGCGGTATCATGCACAGTTACAGTGGTTCGGTGGAAATGGCCAAGGTATTTTTGGAGATGGGTTTTTACCTTTCCATATCCGGGCCGCTGACCTTCAGCAACGCCCGAAAACTACCGGAAGTGGTGGCCATGATGCCACTGGATCGGTTATTGGTGGAGACCGACAGTCCTTATCTGACCCCTACCCCCCACCGGGGAAAACGCAACGAACCGGCCTATGTCCGTTTTGTAGCCGCAGAAATTGCCCGAATCCGAGGGATCAGCTTGGAGGAAATTGAGGAAATTACGACTCAAAATGCCAAAAAAGTTTTTGGCATCACAAAAAAGTAA
- a CDS encoding (Fe-S)-binding protein, which produces MWNQEISVFDIYEYLPHTNCKNCGENNCMAFAEKLLKGQKNIGGCSAIREDVFEKNRKEIIELIGKK; this is translated from the coding sequence ATGTGGAACCAGGAAATTAGCGTATTTGATATTTATGAATATTTGCCGCATACCAATTGCAAAAACTGCGGCGAGAATAACTGCATGGCCTTTGCGGAAAAATTGTTAAAGGGCCAGAAAAATATCGGCGGATGTTCAGCTATCCGGGAAGACGTTTTTGAAAAGAATCGCAAAGAAATTATAGAATTAATTGGAAAGAAATAA
- a CDS encoding 4'-phosphopantetheinyl transferase superfamily protein, which produces MEEKKTKIFIMNISPLSDPLLLGNYLRDISEERQEKVRRLKTAQSKAMTTGAELLLRKALSQNYDINQPLTIVKGEYGKPEIQGCPGIHFNLSHSGDYVVCAVGSHPVGVDIQKIAEPNLKLAKRFFAMEESDWLFSLPADQQRQAFYDLWVIKESFMKYTGKGFGLPMNAFAAKILGHYPDHVEIKINQDEKTESVVLKKYDCLDNYALWCCSDHNQFEENLGWVVIKEKIIE; this is translated from the coding sequence TTGGAAGAAAAAAAGACAAAAATATTTATTATGAACATTTCGCCATTGTCTGACCCGCTGCTGCTTGGAAACTATCTGAGAGATATTTCGGAGGAGCGGCAGGAAAAAGTTAGGCGACTCAAAACCGCACAGTCTAAAGCCATGACCACGGGCGCAGAGCTGCTTCTTCGAAAAGCGCTCAGCCAAAACTACGACATCAACCAGCCACTGACGATTGTTAAAGGCGAATATGGGAAACCGGAAATTCAGGGTTGTCCAGGGATCCACTTTAATCTTTCCCACTCAGGCGATTATGTAGTGTGTGCGGTGGGCTCGCATCCGGTAGGGGTGGATATTCAGAAAATAGCTGAGCCAAATCTTAAACTGGCGAAGCGTTTTTTTGCCATGGAAGAGTCAGATTGGCTTTTTTCCTTGCCAGCTGATCAACAGCGACAGGCGTTTTATGATCTCTGGGTTATTAAAGAAAGTTTCATGAAATACACCGGCAAGGGTTTTGGGTTGCCGATGAATGCATTTGCCGCGAAGATATTGGGACATTACCCAGATCACGTCGAAATAAAAATCAATCAAGATGAAAAAACTGAGTCAGTCGTGCTAAAAAAATATGATTGTCTGGATAACTACGCACTCTGGTGTTGCAGCGATCATAATCAGTTTGAAGAAAATCTAGGATGGGTGGTCATTAAGGAGAAAATCATTGAATAA